Below is a window of Stygiolobus azoricus DNA.
AATGGGTAGAAGCCTAGATCCTAAGAGAAGGTTAGAAGTCCTTAGATGGAGGAAGTGGCAGATAAGGGCTAGGATACAGTCATCTATAGACAGAAACCTAGCACAAGCTATGAACGAGCTTGAAAGGATCGGGAACTTACTTAATTTGTCTAAAGCAGTGAAGGATGAGGCAGCATTAATCTATAGAAAAGCCGTAGAGAAGGGACTTGTCAGAGGGAGGTCTATAGAGAGTGTTGTAGCCGCTTCTATCTATGCAGCATGTAGAAGGATGAAAATGGCGAGGACTTTAGACGAGATAGCCCAGTTCACTAAGGCTAATAGGAAAGAAGTTGCAAGGTGTTACAGACTGATTCTGAGAGAGTTAGAGATTGACGTGCCAGTAAGTGACCCCAAGGATTATGTTACTAGAATAGGAAACTTATTGGGGCTTAGCGGTGCTACAATGAGGACTGCTGCAGATATCATAGAGAAGGCGAAAAATATGGGGTTGACTGCTGGTAAAGACCCGGCTGGTCTGGCTGCGGCTGCCATATATATTGCTGCTTTGTTGAACGACGAGAGAAGGACGCAAAAGGAGATAGCCCAAGTAGCCGGGGTTACGGAGGTAACTGTTAGGAATAGGTATAAGGAGCTTACCCAAGAATTAAAGATACAGATTCCGAGTCAGTAAAGGTTCATATAATCTCTTTCACTCCTCTTCCCTTTTTCTCCTTCTAAATTTTAATACTATTTTTCTTTTACTTACCTCTTGTGGAATGTATAAAAGTTAAGGATCTTCTTAAGCGTTATGGTAATACCGTAGTATTGAACGGAATTTCTTTTGAAGTAAAGTGTGGTGAGAAATGGGCCCTCCTAGGGCCTAACGGAGCTGGGAAGAGCACTACTCTCAAGATTCTTGCGGGGCTTATAAAACCTGATAAGGGTGAGGTCAGTATTAAGGGTCACGATCCTACTTCTTTGGACGCAAAAAGGTTAATCGGTTATTTGCCTGAGGACGCCGACCCTTTCCCAGCGTTGACCGTGGAAGATAATCTCAAATTTATGATGGTTCTCAGGGGGATAAAAAACGAGGATAGGGCTGAGAAGTTGCTTGAACTTCTGGAACTCGATAAGTATAGAAAATATAAAGCGGTTGAACTTTCTAGGGGAAATAAGCAAA
It encodes the following:
- a CDS encoding ABC transporter ATP-binding protein — translated: MECIKVKDLLKRYGNTVVLNGISFEVKCGEKWALLGPNGAGKSTTLKILAGLIKPDKGEVSIKGHDPTSLDAKRLIGYLPEDADPFPALTVEDNLKFMMVLRGIKNEDRAEKLLELLELDKYRKYKAVELSRGNKQKLAIAMAVLHSPEILLLDEPLNYLDIPSQDLVIELFRSFRDSTFVVSTHIMSVADKLTHKVMVISNGSIKWMGTFEELKSMGESVEKVIAKLIKGA
- a CDS encoding transcription initiation factor IIB — encoded protein: MVEEKQANPQPSSSICPPDKIIFDEERGEYICTETGEVIEERIIDQGPEWRAFTPEEKEKRSRVGGPLNQTIHDMGISTVIDWKDKDAMGRSLDPKRRLEVLRWRKWQIRARIQSSIDRNLAQAMNELERIGNLLNLSKAVKDEAALIYRKAVEKGLVRGRSIESVVAASIYAACRRMKMARTLDEIAQFTKANRKEVARCYRLILRELEIDVPVSDPKDYVTRIGNLLGLSGATMRTAADIIEKAKNMGLTAGKDPAGLAAAAIYIAALLNDERRTQKEIAQVAGVTEVTVRNRYKELTQELKIQIPSQ